One Pseudomonas abieticivorans genomic region harbors:
- the dnaB gene encoding replicative DNA helicase, with the protein MNEISAPEQYDLQTAALKVPPHSIEAEQAVLGGLMLDNNAWERVLDQVSDGDFYRHDHRLIFRAIAKLADQNTPFDVVTLHEQLDREGQSTQVGGLGYLGELAKNTPSVANIKAYAQIVRERATLRQLISISTDIADSAFNPQGRNAAEILDEAERQIFQIAEARPKTGGPVSVNDLLTKAIDRIDTLFNTDEAITGLSTGYTDLDEKTSGLQPADLIIVAGRPSMGKTTFAMNLVENAVLRSDKVILVYSLEMPGDSLIMRMLSSLGRIDQTKVRSGRLEDDDWPRLTSAVNLLNDRKLFIDDTAGISPSEMRARTRRLVREHGEVGLIMIDYLQLMQIPGSSGDNRTNEISEISRSLKALAKEFNCPVVALSQLNRSLEQRPNKRPVNSDLRESGAIEQDADVIMFVYRDEVYHPETEHKGIAEIIIGKQRNGPIGFIRLAFIGKYTRFENLAPGSYNFDDDE; encoded by the coding sequence ATGAACGAGATATCCGCTCCAGAGCAATACGATCTGCAAACCGCTGCCCTCAAGGTGCCGCCGCATTCCATCGAGGCTGAACAGGCCGTGCTCGGTGGTTTGATGCTGGACAACAACGCCTGGGAACGCGTGCTCGATCAAGTCTCTGATGGCGATTTCTATCGGCATGACCATCGCCTGATTTTCCGCGCCATTGCCAAGCTGGCTGACCAGAACACGCCGTTCGACGTGGTTACCCTGCACGAACAATTGGACCGGGAAGGGCAAAGCACCCAGGTGGGTGGTCTTGGTTACCTGGGTGAGCTGGCAAAAAACACGCCGTCCGTCGCCAACATCAAGGCCTATGCCCAGATCGTTCGCGAGCGAGCCACGCTGCGCCAGCTGATCAGCATCAGCACCGATATCGCCGACAGTGCGTTCAACCCGCAGGGGCGTAACGCGGCCGAGATTCTCGACGAAGCCGAACGGCAGATCTTCCAGATTGCCGAGGCCCGGCCAAAAACCGGCGGCCCGGTAAGCGTGAACGACCTGCTGACCAAGGCTATTGACCGCATCGACACCTTGTTCAACACCGACGAGGCCATCACCGGCCTCTCCACCGGCTACACCGACCTGGACGAGAAGACCAGCGGCTTGCAGCCGGCTGACTTGATCATCGTGGCCGGTCGGCCGTCGATGGGTAAAACCACCTTCGCCATGAACCTGGTGGAGAACGCCGTATTGCGCAGCGACAAGGTCATCCTGGTGTACTCGCTGGAGATGCCAGGTGACTCGCTGATCATGCGTATGCTGTCTTCGCTGGGCCGTATCGACCAGACCAAGGTGCGTTCCGGCCGCCTGGAAGACGACGATTGGCCACGGCTGACCTCGGCGGTCAACCTGCTCAACGATCGCAAGCTGTTCATCGACGATACCGCCGGCATCAGCCCCTCGGAAATGCGCGCCCGTACCCGCCGCCTGGTGCGCGAGCACGGCGAGGTTGGCCTGATCATGATCGACTACCTGCAGTTGATGCAGATCCCGGGTTCCAGCGGCGACAACCGTACCAACGAGATTTCCGAGATCTCCCGGTCCTTGAAGGCCCTGGCCAAAGAATTCAACTGCCCGGTGGTGGCGCTCTCGCAGCTCAACCGTTCCCTTGAGCAACGCCCCAACAAGCGCCCGGTGAACTCCGACTTGCGTGAATCGGGTGCAATCGAGCAGGACGCCGACGTGATCATGTTCGTGTACCGCGACGAGGTGTACCACCCCGAGACCGAGCACAAGGGCATCGCCGAGATCATCATCGGCAAGCAGCGTAACGGCCCGATCGGCTTTATCCGCCTGGCGTTCATAGGCAAGTACACCCGCT
- the rplI gene encoding 50S ribosomal protein L9 produces MQLILLEKVANLGNLGDKVNVKAGYGRNYLLPYGKATAATAANLAAFEERRAELEKLAADKKASAETRAAQLAELEVTITATAGDEGKLFGSIGTHDIADALTASGVEVAKSEVRLPNGTIRNVGEFDVAVHLHSDVEATVRVVVVAA; encoded by the coding sequence ATGCAACTGATCCTTCTGGAAAAAGTCGCCAACCTGGGCAACCTGGGCGACAAGGTAAATGTTAAGGCCGGCTACGGTCGTAACTACCTGCTGCCGTACGGCAAAGCTACCGCTGCGACCGCTGCCAACCTGGCTGCGTTCGAAGAGCGTCGTGCCGAGCTGGAAAAACTGGCTGCTGACAAGAAAGCATCCGCCGAAACTCGCGCTGCCCAACTGGCTGAGCTGGAAGTGACTATCACTGCCACCGCTGGCGACGAAGGCAAGCTGTTCGGTTCGATCGGTACTCACGACATCGCTGACGCACTGACCGCCTCCGGCGTTGAAGTGGCCAAGTCCGAAGTTCGTCTGCCGAACGGCACCATCCGCAATGTTGGCGAATTCGACGTAGCCGTGCACCTGCACAGCGACGTAGAAGCCACCGTTCGCGTTGTGGTTGTAGCTGCTTAA
- the rpsR gene encoding 30S ribosomal protein S18: MARFFRRRKFCRFTAEDVKEIDYKDLNTLKAYVSETGKIVPSRITGTKARYQRQLAVAIKRARFLALLAYTDSHGR, translated from the coding sequence ATGGCACGTTTCTTCCGTCGTCGTAAATTCTGCCGCTTCACCGCTGAAGACGTGAAGGAGATCGATTACAAAGATCTCAACACTCTGAAAGCCTACGTATCCGAAACCGGCAAAATCGTTCCAAGCCGTATCACCGGTACCAAAGCTCGTTATCAGCGTCAGCTGGCCGTCGCTATCAAGCGCGCCCGCTTCCTGGCCCTGCTGGCCTACACCGACAGCCACGGCCGCTGA
- the rpsF gene encoding 30S ribosomal protein S6 encodes MRHYEIIFLVHPDQSEQVGGMVERYTKLIEEDGGKIHRLEDWGRRQLAYAINNVHKAHYVMLNVECTGKALAELEDNFRYNDAVIRNLVIRRDEAVTGQSEMLKAEENRSERRERRDRPEHSDSADGDDSDNSDNSDNADE; translated from the coding sequence ATGCGTCATTACGAAATCATCTTTCTGGTCCACCCTGACCAGAGCGAGCAAGTCGGCGGCATGGTTGAGCGTTACACCAAGCTGATCGAAGAAGACGGCGGCAAAATCCACCGTCTGGAAGATTGGGGCCGTCGTCAACTGGCCTACGCAATCAACAATGTTCACAAGGCTCACTACGTGATGCTGAACGTTGAATGCACCGGTAAAGCCCTGGCTGAACTGGAAGACAACTTCCGTTACAACGATGCCGTGATCCGTAACCTGGTCATCCGTCGCGACGAAGCCGTTACTGGCCAGTCCGAGATGCTCAAGGCTGAAGAGAACCGCAGTGAGCGCCGTGAGCGTCGCGACCGTCCTGAGCACTCTGACAGCGCCGATGGCGATGACAGCGACAACAGCGACAACAGCGATAACGCTGACGAGTAA
- the rlmB gene encoding 23S rRNA (guanosine(2251)-2'-O)-methyltransferase RlmB: protein MSQLEKIYGVHAVEALLRHHPKRVKQIWLSEGRNDPRVQPLLALAAESRVSVGQAERREMDAWVDGVHQGVVAEVSPSQVWGEAMLDELLDRTEGAPLLLVLDGVTDPHNLGACLRTADAAGVLAVIVPKDKSATLTPAVRKVACGAAEVIPLVAVTNLARTLEKLQQRGLWVVGTAGEAEQEVYQHDMTGPTILVMGAEGKGMRRLTREHCDYLVKLPMHGSVSSLNVSVATGVCLFEAVRQRGLKK from the coding sequence ATGAGTCAGTTGGAAAAAATCTACGGCGTTCACGCCGTGGAAGCGCTGTTGCGTCACCACCCCAAGCGGGTCAAGCAGATCTGGCTGTCGGAGGGTCGCAACGACCCTCGCGTGCAGCCGTTGCTGGCCTTGGCTGCCGAAAGCCGTGTGTCGGTCGGCCAGGCCGAGCGCCGCGAGATGGATGCCTGGGTTGATGGTGTGCATCAGGGTGTGGTTGCCGAAGTCAGCCCTAGCCAGGTCTGGGGCGAGGCGATGCTCGACGAGCTGCTCGACCGTACCGAAGGTGCGCCACTGCTGCTGGTATTGGATGGCGTAACTGATCCGCACAACCTCGGCGCTTGCCTGCGCACCGCCGATGCTGCGGGCGTGCTGGCGGTGATCGTGCCCAAGGACAAGTCGGCCACCCTGACCCCGGCTGTACGAAAAGTAGCCTGCGGTGCGGCAGAAGTGATTCCGCTTGTTGCCGTGACCAACCTGGCGCGCACCCTGGAAAAACTCCAGCAGCGCGGCCTGTGGGTGGTGGGCACTGCCGGTGAAGCCGAGCAGGAAGTCTACCAGCACGACATGACCGGCCCGACCATCCTGGTGATGGGCGCCGAAGGCAAGGGCATGCGCCGCCTGACCCGCGAGCACTGCGATTACCTGGTCAAGCTGCCGATGCACGGCAGCGTGAGCAGCCTGAACGTGTCGGTGGCCACCGGTGTGTGCCTGTTCGAAGCCGTGCGCCAGCGTGGCCTGAAGAAGTAA
- the rnr gene encoding ribonuclease R encodes MADWQTLDPEAAREAEKYENPIPSRELILKHLDERGSPASREQLVEEFGLTTEDQLEALRRRLRAMERDAQLIYTRRGTYAPVDKLDLIAGRISGHRDGFGFLIPDDGSDDLFMSPAQMRLVFDGDRALARVSGLDRRGRREGVIVEVVSRGHETIVGRYFEEGGIGFVTPDNPKVQQEVLITPGRNAGAKVGQFVEVKITHWPTPRFQPQGDVVEVVGNYMAPGMEIDVALRTYDIPHVWPEAVLKEAAKLKPQVEEKDKANRIDLRHLPFVTIDGEDARDFDDAVYCEAKSKLRLFNGGWKLYVAIADVSSYVKLGSALDEEAQVRGNSVYFPERVIPMLPEELSNGLCSLNPNVDRLAMVCEMTISKTGEMTDYQFYEAVIHSHARLTYNKVSTMLEHSRSTEAKTLRGEFGDVLPHLKQLYALYKVLLGARHVRGAIDFETQETRIVFGSERKIAEIKPTVRNDAHKLIEECMLAANVATAEFLMKHEIPALYRVHDGPPPERLEKLRAFLGELGLSLHKGKDGPSPKDYRALLESIQGRPDFHVIQTVMLRSLSQAVYSSDNQGHFGLNYEAYTHFTSPIRRYPDLLTHRAIRSVIRSKQDTPHVKRAGAMTIPKARIYPYDENSLEQLGEQCSMSERRADEATRDVTNWLKCEFMKDRVGESFPGVITAVTGFGLFVELTDIFVEGLVHVTALPGDYYHFDPVHHRLAGERTGRSFRLGDTVEVRVMRVDLDERKIDFEMSEKTTSAPVNRKNRPAGAPAAGKPKSYETEKPKAAAAKASVKSEAAPVAKPAARRSSGKVSESKDAYRSSDAAAKNAEVRKSREMKQALLAEAKAGGKPARSSKPSEAPRGDTGKAPTKHRKGPSKSGSRKPKAKS; translated from the coding sequence ATGGCCGATTGGCAGACCCTCGATCCCGAGGCCGCTCGTGAAGCGGAAAAATATGAAAACCCTATTCCCAGCCGTGAGCTGATCCTCAAGCACCTTGACGAGCGTGGCTCCCCAGCCAGCCGCGAGCAGCTTGTGGAAGAGTTCGGGCTCACTACCGAGGACCAGTTGGAGGCCCTGCGCCGCCGCCTGCGTGCCATGGAGCGCGACGCGCAACTGATCTACACCCGCCGTGGCACCTATGCGCCGGTCGACAAGCTTGACCTGATCGCGGGTCGCATCAGCGGCCACCGCGACGGCTTCGGCTTCCTGATCCCGGACGACGGCAGCGATGACCTGTTCATGAGCCCTGCGCAAATGCGCCTGGTGTTCGACGGTGACCGTGCCCTGGCGCGCGTTTCCGGCCTGGACCGTCGCGGTCGCCGCGAAGGCGTGATCGTCGAAGTGGTGTCCCGTGGTCACGAGACCATCGTAGGTCGCTATTTCGAAGAAGGCGGCATTGGCTTCGTCACCCCGGACAACCCCAAGGTGCAGCAGGAAGTGCTGATCACGCCGGGCCGCAATGCCGGGGCCAAGGTTGGCCAGTTCGTCGAAGTGAAGATCACCCATTGGCCAACCCCGCGCTTCCAGCCGCAGGGTGATGTGGTCGAAGTGGTCGGCAACTATATGGCGCCGGGCATGGAAATCGACGTCGCGTTGCGCACTTACGACATTCCGCACGTGTGGCCCGAAGCGGTGCTCAAGGAAGCTGCCAAGCTCAAGCCGCAGGTCGAAGAGAAAGACAAGGCCAACCGCATTGACTTGCGCCACTTGCCGTTCGTCACCATCGACGGCGAAGACGCCCGCGACTTCGATGACGCAGTCTACTGCGAAGCCAAGAGCAAGCTGCGCCTGTTCAATGGCGGCTGGAAGCTCTACGTGGCCATCGCCGACGTGTCCAGCTACGTGAAGCTCGGTTCGGCCCTGGACGAAGAAGCCCAGGTGCGCGGCAACTCGGTGTACTTCCCCGAGCGCGTGATTCCGATGCTGCCCGAGGAGTTGTCCAACGGCCTGTGCTCGCTGAACCCGAATGTCGATCGTTTGGCCATGGTCTGCGAGATGACCATCTCCAAAACGGGCGAGATGACCGATTACCAATTCTACGAAGCGGTGATCCACTCCCATGCGCGCCTGACCTACAACAAAGTCAGCACCATGCTCGAGCATTCGCGCTCCACCGAGGCCAAGACCTTGCGTGGCGAATTCGGCGACGTGCTGCCGCACCTCAAGCAGCTGTATGCGCTGTACAAGGTGTTGCTGGGTGCCCGTCACGTGCGTGGCGCCATCGATTTCGAAACCCAGGAAACCCGTATCGTCTTCGGTTCCGAGCGCAAGATCGCCGAAATCAAGCCGACCGTGCGCAACGACGCGCACAAGCTGATTGAAGAATGCATGCTGGCGGCCAACGTGGCCACCGCCGAGTTCCTCATGAAGCATGAGATTCCCGCGCTGTATCGCGTGCACGATGGCCCGCCGCCAGAGCGTCTGGAAAAACTGCGTGCCTTCCTCGGCGAGCTCGGCTTGTCGCTGCACAAAGGCAAGGACGGTCCGTCGCCCAAGGATTACCGCGCGCTGCTGGAAAGCATCCAGGGCCGCCCGGATTTCCACGTGATCCAGACCGTGATGCTGCGCTCCTTGAGCCAGGCGGTGTATAGCTCGGACAACCAGGGCCACTTCGGCCTGAACTACGAGGCCTACACCCACTTCACCTCGCCGATCCGTCGTTACCCGGACCTGCTCACCCACCGCGCCATCCGCAGTGTGATCCGCTCCAAGCAGGACACCCCGCACGTCAAGCGCGCCGGTGCCATGACTATTCCGAAGGCGCGGATCTATCCGTACGACGAGAACAGCCTGGAGCAACTCGGCGAGCAGTGCTCCATGAGCGAGCGCCGCGCCGACGAGGCCACGCGTGACGTGACCAACTGGCTCAAGTGCGAGTTCATGAAAGACCGCGTGGGCGAAAGCTTCCCGGGCGTGATCACCGCCGTGACCGGTTTCGGCCTGTTCGTCGAGCTGACCGATATTTTCGTCGAAGGCCTGGTGCACGTCACCGCGCTGCCGGGCGACTACTATCACTTCGACCCTGTACACCACCGTCTGGCGGGCGAGCGCACCGGTCGCAGCTTCCGCCTGGGCGACACCGTTGAAGTGCGCGTAATGCGCGTGGATCTGGATGAGCGCAAGATCGACTTCGAGATGTCGGAAAAGACCACCTCGGCGCCGGTCAACCGCAAGAACCGCCCGGCCGGTGCGCCTGCCGCTGGCAAGCCAAAGAGCTACGAAACCGAAAAGCCAAAGGCAGCAGCCGCAAAGGCCAGCGTTAAGTCCGAAGCAGCACCCGTTGCCAAGCCGGCTGCACGCCGCAGTTCCGGCAAGGTTTCGGAGTCCAAGGACGCGTATCGCTCTTCCGACGCCGCGGCGAAAAACGCCGAAGTGCGCAAGAGCCGTGAGATGAAGCAAGCGCTGTTGGCTGAAGCCAAGGCGGGCGGCAAGCCTGCCCGGTCGAGTAAGCCGTCGGAGGCCCCGCGTGGCGACACCGGCAAGGCGCCGACCAAGCACCGTAAGGGCCCGTCCAAATCCGGGTCGCGTAAACCGAAGGCGAAGTCATGA
- a CDS encoding extracellular solute-binding protein — MSMRKTLAANPLLRGLALSIMGLVLATPLAQAADPVSLTLYNGQHKEIGEAIAKAYEAKTGIHINVRKGSSNQLASQVIEEGDRSPADVIYTEESPPLNNLGELGLLAKIDDATLNMLPADYVAKNNTWMGVTARVRVVAFNPKLIAEKDLPKSVMDFAQPQWQGKVGFVPTSGAFQEQAVAIIKLHGRDAAEEWLTGLRAFGKTYTNNMVALKAVENGEVAAVLVNNYYWFALKKEKGQLDSQLHYFKGGDVGSLVTISSAAALKSSKHPKEAQALLNWMASEEGQRVITNTTAEYPLHKGMESNRGLKPFSELEPPKVTPADLGNAEEALEMERDVGLN; from the coding sequence ATGTCGATGCGTAAAACCTTGGCAGCGAACCCGTTGCTCCGTGGCCTGGCCCTTTCCATCATGGGCCTGGTACTGGCAACCCCACTCGCCCAGGCGGCCGATCCCGTGTCCCTGACCCTGTACAACGGCCAGCACAAGGAAATCGGCGAAGCCATCGCCAAGGCCTACGAGGCCAAGACCGGTATCCATATCAATGTGCGCAAGGGCAGCAGCAACCAGCTGGCCAGCCAGGTGATCGAGGAAGGCGACCGCTCCCCTGCCGACGTCATCTATACCGAAGAGTCGCCGCCGCTCAATAACCTCGGCGAGCTGGGCCTGCTGGCCAAGATTGACGATGCCACCCTGAACATGCTGCCCGCCGACTACGTGGCCAAGAACAATACCTGGATGGGTGTGACTGCCCGCGTACGCGTGGTGGCCTTCAACCCGAAACTGATCGCCGAAAAAGACCTACCCAAGTCGGTGATGGACTTCGCCCAGCCCCAGTGGCAAGGCAAAGTCGGCTTCGTACCCACCAGCGGTGCATTCCAGGAGCAGGCCGTGGCCATCATCAAGCTGCATGGTCGTGACGCTGCCGAAGAATGGCTGACCGGCCTGCGCGCCTTCGGCAAGACCTACACCAATAACATGGTTGCCCTGAAGGCCGTGGAAAACGGCGAAGTGGCTGCCGTGCTGGTGAACAACTACTACTGGTTTGCCCTGAAAAAAGAAAAAGGCCAACTGGACTCCCAACTGCACTACTTCAAAGGTGGCGACGTCGGCAGCCTGGTCACCATCTCCAGCGCAGCGGCACTCAAGTCCAGCAAGCACCCCAAGGAAGCCCAAGCGCTGCTGAACTGGATGGCCAGCGAAGAAGGCCAGCGCGTGATCACCAACACCACGGCCGAATACCCGTTGCACAAGGGCATGGAATCGAACCGCGGCCTGAAGCCGTTCAGCGAGCTGGAGCCACCGAAAGTGACCCCTGCGGACCTGGGCAACGCCGAGGAAGCCCTGGAAATGGAACGTGATGTCGGCCTGAACTGA
- a CDS encoding ABC transporter permease translates to MNTPLPVTLLKNSYVPKRKRPSIWVVLPVLFLVALSLLPLLYVGIKAWDAGWQLAWHLLWRPYVLRLMINTLLLMCGVTVACAVVGLSLAWLLERSNLAGRRVWGVILCLPFAVPAFVSGFTWVSLSPRFEGLGGAILVMTLSKYPLIFLPVAATLRNLDNSVEEAARTLGQNRWGVFFRITLPMLWPSILGGSLLIALHMLVEFGALSILGLQTFTTAIYQQFELEFSNANAAMLSAVLLFMCLLLLWLELRVRGTSRHVRIGQGVARRAPVVRLGALGPLGQFYCLALAVLGSGIPLAMLGYWLVKGSSAAFPVAAISQALLSSLSLALGGAALCLALALPVGLLVVRYKGRLAIWAERLPYLLHALPGLVIALTLVFFALHYVPVMYQTTGLLLLAYALLFLPLAQAPVRTALNKASPQLEEAARTLGASSFGAFCRVTLPIIFPALAAAFALVFLDAMKELTATLLLSPTGMSTLATEVWAHTANMEFAAAAPYAALLILISGLPVYLLTTRMYLNRG, encoded by the coding sequence ATGAACACCCCACTACCCGTCACCCTGCTGAAGAACAGCTACGTACCCAAGCGCAAACGACCCTCGATCTGGGTGGTATTGCCCGTGCTGTTTTTGGTGGCCCTGAGCCTGTTGCCGCTGCTGTATGTGGGCATCAAGGCTTGGGACGCCGGCTGGCAACTGGCCTGGCACCTGTTGTGGCGGCCGTACGTGCTGCGCTTGATGATCAACACGCTGCTATTGATGTGCGGCGTGACGGTTGCCTGCGCGGTGGTCGGGCTGTCGCTGGCCTGGTTGCTGGAGCGCAGCAACCTGGCCGGGCGACGGGTGTGGGGGGTGATCCTGTGCCTGCCGTTCGCGGTGCCGGCCTTTGTCAGCGGCTTTACCTGGGTTTCCCTGAGCCCGCGCTTCGAAGGCCTGGGCGGGGCGATCCTGGTGATGACCCTGTCAAAGTACCCGCTGATCTTTCTGCCAGTGGCCGCCACCCTGCGCAACCTCGACAATTCAGTTGAAGAGGCGGCGCGTACCTTGGGGCAGAATCGCTGGGGGGTGTTCTTTCGCATCACCCTGCCGATGCTCTGGCCATCGATTTTGGGCGGCAGCCTGTTGATCGCCCTGCACATGCTGGTGGAGTTCGGCGCGCTGTCGATCCTGGGCCTACAGACCTTCACCACGGCGATCTACCAACAGTTCGAACTGGAGTTCAGCAACGCCAACGCGGCGATGCTCTCGGCGGTCTTGCTATTTATGTGCTTATTGCTGCTGTGGCTGGAGTTGCGCGTGCGCGGCACCAGCCGCCATGTGCGGATTGGCCAGGGCGTGGCACGTCGCGCACCGGTGGTGCGCCTTGGGGCGCTGGGCCCGCTTGGCCAGTTCTACTGCCTGGCGCTGGCGGTGCTAGGCAGCGGCATACCCCTGGCCATGCTGGGCTATTGGCTGGTCAAGGGTAGCTCCGCCGCCTTTCCGGTCGCCGCCATCAGCCAGGCCTTGCTGTCTTCGCTGTCACTGGCACTCGGTGGCGCCGCGCTGTGCCTGGCACTGGCATTGCCAGTGGGCCTTTTGGTGGTTCGCTACAAGGGCCGGCTGGCCATTTGGGCCGAGCGCCTGCCGTACCTGCTGCACGCCCTGCCCGGCCTGGTGATCGCCCTGACCCTGGTGTTTTTCGCCCTGCACTACGTGCCAGTCATGTACCAGACCACCGGGTTGTTATTGCTGGCCTACGCGCTGCTGTTTCTGCCACTGGCCCAAGCACCCGTGCGCACGGCATTGAACAAGGCCTCGCCGCAGCTTGAAGAGGCCGCTCGCACGCTGGGTGCGTCGTCGTTCGGCGCGTTTTGCCGGGTGACCCTGCCGATCATCTTCCCGGCGCTGGCGGCAGCGTTTGCCTTGGTGTTCCTGGATGCCATGAAGGAGTTGACCGCCACCCTGCTGCTCAGCCCGACCGGGATGAGCACCTTGGCGACCGAGGTGTGGGCCCACACGGCAAACATGGAGTTCGCGGCGGCGGCGCCTTATGCAGCGTTGCTGATTCTAATATCGGGGTTGCCGGTTTATTTGCTGACTACGCGGATGTATTTGAATCGGGGGTGA
- a CDS encoding methyl-accepting chemotaxis protein — MASAVNRFVDKLQPIVREAGEVAQRTGVEIGAMTQRNAGASAAAELQRDEVAASLQALSTMADEAQAESHAMQSALQQVAEIRQATDANTKASAQVGGLIEALAGQVQTGSKVIERLAEQSQQIEVVLTVIHGIAEQTNLLALNAAIEAARAGETGRGFAVVADEVRALASKTQSSTGDIQAHIGALQAGAKEAVAAISQAGRQASEGLLVLRDSAKLQQTVQASVEQVHSAIGLATRAAEHQASGAQAVKGRVENIHAQAEKAAKVVSATTASGQVLDGLAAQLKASLGQFRA; from the coding sequence ATGGCGTCTGCCGTGAACCGCTTTGTGGATAAGTTGCAGCCCATCGTGCGTGAAGCGGGGGAGGTGGCCCAGCGCACGGGCGTTGAAATAGGCGCCATGACCCAGCGCAATGCCGGCGCCAGCGCCGCGGCAGAGTTGCAGCGCGACGAGGTTGCGGCCAGCCTGCAGGCCTTGTCGACCATGGCTGACGAGGCGCAGGCCGAAAGCCACGCCATGCAGTCGGCATTGCAGCAAGTGGCTGAGATCCGTCAGGCCACTGATGCCAACACCAAGGCCTCGGCCCAGGTCGGGGGCTTGATCGAGGCGCTGGCCGGGCAGGTGCAGACCGGCTCCAAGGTGATCGAGCGGTTGGCCGAGCAGAGCCAGCAGATCGAAGTGGTGCTGACGGTGATCCATGGTATTGCCGAGCAGACCAACCTGTTGGCGTTGAACGCGGCAATCGAAGCTGCCAGGGCGGGTGAGACCGGGCGTGGCTTTGCCGTGGTGGCGGATGAGGTGCGCGCCCTGGCGAGTAAAACGCAGAGTTCGACCGGCGACATTCAGGCGCACATCGGCGCGCTGCAGGCAGGTGCCAAGGAGGCGGTTGCAGCCATCAGCCAGGCGGGGCGCCAGGCCAGCGAGGGTTTATTGGTGTTGCGTGACAGCGCCAAGTTGCAGCAAACGGTACAGGCGTCCGTGGAGCAGGTGCACAGCGCCATTGGCCTGGCGACCCGTGCTGCCGAGCACCAGGCCAGCGGTGCGCAGGCGGTGAAGGGGCGGGTGGAGAACATCCATGCCCAGGCGGAGAAAGCGGCGAAAGTGGTATCCGCGACGACGGCCAGCGGGCAGGTGCTGGATGGCCTGGCGGCGCAATTGAAGGCTAGCTTGGGGCAGTTCCGGGCGTGA
- a CDS encoding adenylosuccinate synthase: MGKNVVVLGTQWGDEGKGKIVDLLTEHAAAVVRYQGGHNAGHTLVIDGEKTVLHLIPSGVLREGVQCLIGNGVVVAPDALLREIVKLEEKGVPVRERLRISPSCPLILSYHVALDQAREKARGEFKIGTTGRGIGPAYEDKVARRGLRIGDLFHRERFAAKLGELLDYHNFVLVNYYKEPAIDFQKTLDECMEYAELLKPMMLDVTAELHALRRAGKDIMFEGAQGSLLDIDHGTYPYVTSSNTTAGGIATGSGVGPMFLDYILGITKAYTTRVGSGPFPTELFDDVGAFLAKRGHEFGATTGRARRCGWFDAVILRRAIDVNSISGLCLTKLDVLDGLETINICVGYKNADGAVIEAPTDADSYIGLEPVYEQMPGWSESTLGAKTLEELPANARAYIKRVEELVGAPIDIISTGPDRNETIVLRHPFA, encoded by the coding sequence ATGGGTAAGAATGTCGTAGTCCTGGGCACCCAATGGGGTGATGAGGGCAAAGGCAAGATCGTTGATCTGCTGACCGAACATGCTGCCGCCGTAGTGCGCTACCAGGGTGGCCACAACGCTGGCCACACGCTGGTCATCGACGGCGAGAAAACCGTGCTGCACCTGATCCCTTCGGGCGTGCTGCGCGAAGGCGTGCAGTGCCTGATCGGCAACGGCGTGGTGGTTGCACCGGACGCCCTGCTGCGTGAAATCGTCAAGCTGGAAGAGAAAGGCGTACCGGTGCGCGAGCGCCTGCGCATCAGCCCTTCCTGCCCGCTGATCCTGTCTTACCACGTTGCCCTGGACCAAGCGCGCGAAAAAGCCCGCGGCGAGTTCAAGATCGGCACCACCGGCCGTGGCATCGGCCCGGCGTACGAAGACAAGGTCGCTCGTCGCGGCCTGCGCATCGGTGACCTGTTCCACCGCGAGCGTTTCGCCGCCAAGCTGGGCGAGTTGCTGGACTACCACAACTTCGTCCTGGTGAACTACTACAAAGAGCCGGCCATCGACTTCCAGAAAACCCTGGACGAGTGCATGGAATACGCCGAGCTGCTCAAGCCGATGATGCTCGACGTCACCGCCGAGCTGCACGCCCTGCGTCGCGCTGGCAAAGACATCATGTTCGAAGGTGCCCAAGGTTCCTTGCTGGACATCGACCACGGTACCTACCCGTACGTGACCAGCTCCAACACCACTGCGGGCGGTATCGCCACGGGTTCGGGCGTAGGTCCGATGTTCCTGGACTACATCCTGGGCATCACCAAGGCCTACACCACTCGCGTGGGTTCGGGCCCGTTCCCTACCGAACTGTTCGACGACGTTGGCGCGTTCCTGGCCAAGCGTGGCCACGAGTTTGGTGCCACCACCGGTCGTGCCCGTCGTTGCGGCTGGTTCGATGCCGTCATCCTGCGCCGCGCCATCGACGTCAACAGCATCTCGGGCTTGTGCCTGACCAAGCTGGACGTGTTGGACGGCCTGGAAACCATCAACATCTGCGTTGGCTACAAAAATGCCGACGGCGCGGTCATCGAAGCACCGACCGATGCCGACAGCTACATTGGCCTGGAACCAGTGTACGAGCAGATGCCAGGCTGGAGCGAGTCGACCCTGGGCGCCAAGACCCTGGAAGAGCTGCCTGCCAACGCTCGCGCCTACATCAAGCGCGTCGAAGAGCTGGTCGGTGCGCCGATCGACATTATCTCGACGGGCCCGGACCGCAACGAAACCATCGTGCTGCGTCATCCGTTTGCTTGA